The window GACAGTGTTTGTTTCAAATGATTTTACCACCAGATGGCCTTTCAGAATACTCTGATGAAGGCCACCTGACTAAAGAATGCAATTCTAGTGTCTAAGAAAAGTTTAAAAGTGCCTATATATTAGCATTGGATTGAACCAGAGGCAGAATTTACCAGGATTAAAGCCAGGTAAATTTatcatttcattatttatctTTGCTGCAGTCACAGCTAAAAATCGAAGTTTccccctcacaaaaaaaaaagaaaaaacaaaaaacacaccaaggggactgccaccttttttttttaaagttcttagAAGAGCTGGAGCTCTGCTTTTTTATGTAATTGTGTTATGCAGAAACCAGACAGTTGTAGATTGTGACACAACAGAATTTAGTATTAATAGTGTTAAGTACAAATCTTTTATTCAATCTTGCTCCTTTAAGCAAACAGGCTGAGAAAATCCAGCTGGCCAGGATAATTAGAGCCACAGATTATCATGTAATGATCACAATATGAAAACAttccaaaagaatgaaaaagctaTCATTCTCGATTAGTTTGAAGTCATTTTAAGAGAAGCAGAGAACTCAATGTAAGAAATCTGGATCAAGAAAGGGGGAGGAATTCTTTATTGAGTTGTCACATCATGAGTTCGTGTAGCTTAGCGAGTGTGCTTATTAATAACTATGACAAGGTTgaaatcaagacttttttttccctgatgttaCAACAAGAAGTAAGGGAGAATAAAGTTTGGTAGTCTCCAAACAAAAGGTGCTAGGAAAATACTATTGTAACAAAGTTGTATTCAAGTTTAATTCAGTACGGCAAAAATCTGAATATTAGTCCTGTATGCTTTtgtgattttttaatatatttttatatatatgtatatgtatttaaatatatttccccTCATGACTAGTTAGCTTCCCCCTCTCACCAACTTCAAAAGACAAAAGGATATGTAGAAGCTCTCTCTGTTTCTTACATTAAGATGGATGCTATGAGAGAGAAACAGCCTCTCCCTTTTCTCATTCACTGTTCTACCACAAGTACGTAAGTAGCAGACAGAGGCAGCCAGAAGCCAAGCAGCTCAAGATGCGACAGCATCAACAAAACAGTGATATCGGGCAAATCTTACAGCTTCATACAAAAGTTTTGTCTCCTCTCCACTGCTGTGTGAGGAGGGAAAGGCCTGGCATCACTCTGTCCAAGTCTTCTATATCACACCAGTTAAACACAATACCCAAAAGGTATTCAGGAGCTTTCTATTCTGCCCTTACCCCTCGCTCCCCAGTTCCtgtatttcttcatgtttttattaCCCAAAGGTCTCTCGAGTGCAATTTGTATCCTTTCTCTTGGACAGCACCTTTCTATTTGATCAAAAAGGAAGAACCTCCAAATAGCACAACGTTTCACTGAAACAATCTACCTTCCTCTTGTTCTAATGCAGAGTAGCTTATTACCTGTAAATGCAGGTTATGATCATTTGGGTGGTGCAGACTCAAACACACCAGCTGCTCTCATGGCTTCAAAGTCCTTCATGGGATCATAGTTTTTATAGAACTCTGCATAAGCTCGTTTTCTGGGTTCAGCAATTCCAAACTGGAAGGTAACACAAAAAATTAAAGCTTGCAAAGCTTTacgaacagattttttttttctattagtgCTATGATTTGTATCAGTGGACATCAGTCTAAAGAGCCTTTAGTTCAAATTCGTAAAATATTACTTTGTTCCTGTTCAAATCCACAGTACAGGCTACCTGATCATTGgtcagaaaaacaaatgtctGAAGTGAAACCTTAAAAAGAAAGTCTGCTACAAGATAGCAGCACATTACAGATGTGTACAGATACAGGAACACTCTTATGTTGATGCTCGTGTCCAATGCCCTCCCTGCTAATAGTTTTATACATAAAACATGCCATTATGGCAAGTTTTGTGCCTGTGGGCAGCTGCAAAACTATAACTCCAGATAAAATGGCTTCCAAAACCATTGTATTACATTTGAGCTACACTGTAAGTCAACTACAGAAGCCTGGTAAAATTTTACAAGGCTGCCAAGCCACTCTTACAGCTCATTGACATAAAAAGACACAATCCTGACTCCTTGGATGCTCATTCACCTGAATCACATGGATATGctcaaaaagcccccaaaaatGTGAAGAGAAGTCCAAGGTGGGTTTTTCAACAGTATCTAACATGTAACCAAGTAAATCACTACTGCGATCACATGCTACTTGTTCTAAATATCGTCTGCTGCCTTACTAGTCCCAAATAAGGTATAAAACCAAATAAGTTATAAAATTATATTGTAAGTCTGACCACAAACAAGCCTGCCTACCTCTTAAGAGATGTGTTAAGTAGATGCTGAGCTTTAACTGTGCAAGCTTATTGTTTCTGATAGAGATTCGTTGATCTCTGAGTCTAAGTTCACTGTGATATTTTAGTGATGAACACACTGAAATTAACTTCTAGTCACTTTTATCAATGGTTTCCCAAGTACTCAAATGCTGCAAATAGTATATGAATGAGTTCAACGGGCAAAGCAAGATCCATTTCTTCCACAGGAATTCAAACTGTATTACTTTGTGTATGAGATCTGAGAATTATTTAGTAAAAGGCACTCAAGAAACACCACCAATCTTATCTTTGTCAGAAGTCTCTTaaggaccacaaaaatgaaacTCCAATTCATaaatagggggtttttttgctctatTTCCCCACGATGCTTCAAAAGAAAGGCTAAAGGGACCATACTAGACTACCCCACACTGCTGTCTTCAGCGTGAAGGATGGGTTTTCCAAATTTGCTTATGTGCAAGTTTTCTGAAATCAGTCTAGAGATAAAATAAGACTTTGACGACTCTAGCGTCTTGGATACCATGACAGAGAGAGACACAGACTATCTAGAGTTAATGGGCATCAATCGTGCAAATGATTAAGAGTCATCTGGGACTAGGAGACTCAAGGTTAAATTGTCACGAATTGCATGATCTTGATCACACAGCTTAAGGCATCAGGTTATTCATATCACTTCTTCAAATGAAGATTAGGAAGATTTATTTATGTTCTGGAAATGTGCTTACAAAAACATATTACTAAAGCTTCCTGATGAGCAGCTCAACCAAATctcaacaaaaaaatattatgaattcTTAAAACACTCTAATGAGTCCAGTTTGTAATTGAATGATTACAGATCTCACCTTGTACAAAGCCGCACATCCCACAGATACAAAAAATGCCCCAAATAGGTGAAACTTCATCCGCCTGGCCAAAAGGCGCCGCATTTGTGGCTTAGGCAACAGTGCAGACGACATGGTGATTGtatttcctaaaagaaaacaaagaaaaacaaaaaaaagagagaattatgGGACAAGAAGCTCTACTTAAACTTCTGTATTGCGCTTTTCCTATTGTGTGATAATCACCTTCACAACGTAAGCAACAGCTCTCCTCTATTTGACTTCTCAATGGGAATATATAAGGGACAAAATTCAAGGACAACCTATTTATGACATGAATCTAAGTAAGTTTTTACACTCCTTACACCAAGTACTCATGGAATCAAAACTGGCCTTTGCTATTCATACTAAACCCTTTCCTTCCTGCATGGTCTACCACTTTAGGCCTGCTGTCCTGGTGTTTACATCAGAAAACATTCAGAACATTGACTATATTTTATCAATTTCTAAGGAAAAGCTCATGCCTCTGGAATTAGTTTGtggtttgtgggatttttttttttttaaatcactgcagACCTTATTgcattaaaggatttttttctattcGGGAAGATTTTACTAAAAATCTACCAGGCCTGAAGCAGGCGGTTCTCTTTTAACACCAGTTaaagctgggcagggagcggctCCCAGGCCGTGCTGCCCGCAGGGTGCTGCCTTCTGTGCGGCCTCCGGAGCTCACAGGGCCCGGGAAGGAAAACCAGATGGTGgcccagctgcccccagggcGTTTGGTGCTGCCACAGCCCTGCACAACCGCTCTCCTCTCACCCTGAAGAGAAATCACCACAGACCCCTCTCCGGCCCAGCCGCAGCGCCGTGGCCAGGCTGTGACAAGCCCCGCACCGGTTTTCCCCCTCACAGAAGGCGCTCCGGCCCCTCGCTGCCCTCCAGCAGGGCGCCCGCCGCCGCAGGGCCCGTCCCCGCCACCCTCAGGGACGCGCAGAGGTCACGGGCTGCCGCGACGGGCCCCGgccgaggggagagcggtggctgGCGGCCGTTGGGGCGTTGtggcggggggaagagaggggacccggcggcggggaggtggggggagacggGATAGGGGACGGAAGCGCGGCCTCACCTCAGCACGGCCCCACCAACGTCCTTCCGCCCCGCCGGCCGGGCACCTCTGCGGCCGCGCTACCCCGCATGCGCCGGAGGCGGTGGCCTGGCTACGGCGAGCGGCGGGGCTCAAACCCGGCAACGCGCGCGCGCCCTCGGTGGCGGAGGGTGAGGGGAGGGGACGGTGTGGTacgaaggggcagcggggaggagggcgATCGGTCTCACCCTGTCGGGCCGCATCAAGGAGGAAGGGCGGGTCGCCCACCCGAAGGGCGACCCGGACGACGCTGCAGTGCCGAGGGGCTCTGTGGGGACCCTTCCAGCACTTCAGGCCTCCGGGGCACCCAACACCCCCGTCAGGCGCAGCGGGCGCCATgcggcctggcctggcctggccgccgccggggcccctGGTCTCTCCCGACGGTGCGCTCAGGCTGCACCCAAGTGCTGTGCCGAGCAGAGGCCTTATGAGTTCTTGTCAAGATAGGGcaataagcaattaaaaaaacaacaataaaccaAGAAAAATCTCAGTAAAAATGCCTTCCTCCTCTCTTATTTGTTACTTCGGCGACTGCATCTggactcccctgtcccctcctggtcTCCCCAGTCCCACTGGTGTGTGGGGTGTGGGCCTGGATGGTGAGGGGCAAGGGCACACGagggcaggctgagggagctgcctctggtcatgggggtggtgagacactggaacaggttgcccagggaagttgtggatgccccatccctggaagtgttcaaggccaggctggatagggctttgagcaaccatcTAGCGAAAGATgcccctacccatggcaggggagttggactagatggtctttaaaggtcccttccaacccaaaccatgccgTGAGTCTATGGAGTGCCCTCAGCCCTCACGCCAGCAAAGAGCCCTCACAACGCTATGTGCTCGCCGCCCCACCACTTCCCCAACAAAACCGTGTCTTCTGTACACATCAGTCGCTTTTCCAGATCTCCAGTGGccaccaaacccaaacagaaTACACAAATTAATAATCTTTGTAGAGTTTGCTAAGAATGATTGGCCAAGCCTAGAAACAAAGTAAGCAGTTTGTAATCCTTTCTAGATATTCCTTAGCCAGTTTTTGTACCTTTCTTGGGAATGAGGCACGCATGTGCTCTGCCCAGGGTTTCCACCTAATCACCACCTGCATATGGTATTGTCGTTGTTTTCATTCTATGGGATTTACACTAAATGCTATAAATTCCTGCCTTGAAAAAATTGAAGCCACTCCTGTGCAGCAAGGTATCCATTCAAGCCTTGCATTCCCTTGCCAAAGCCAGCAGATCCGGACATCAAATGACGAGAGGAGACAGGCCCTTAAAACTGAAGAGAAGTTGCTTTCCTTGATGGgattaaagaagaagaaagtgtgaGTAGAAAATTGCGGAGAGAAATCATACAGCCGCGACTACAAGCTGTGAGAACGGTCCTTGCAACAGCAGTCTGAATAGATGGAATTTGGACAATGTTCCTTGAACTGAAGAAAAGTTTGTTACAATAGTTGAGACCGAAATGAAGAATGTCTGTCCAAGAGTTTTTCCCGTGTGGATTTACACGAAAAGCCAAATGTTAATGTCATGCAGAAAGAATGACAAGATGTATCTATAACCTGATTGGGGGGGTCTAAGGAAATACTCGGGTCCAGAAGGGTGCTGCTGTTCCCGAGGCGAGCTCATGCAGTCATTTGGTGAGACCAGGAAAGAAATGGCAGGGAGAGTTGTCTAGGGAATCTTAAAAGCTCCACTCAGCTTGCCCTAGTATTACGCAATGTCAGAAAAAGAGGATACGAAATTAATTGGAATAAAAGCGTAGCAGGTTTCATGGCTACTATCACTATAAATGATATATGAGGAATTTTCCTATAAACATCAGTCTTGGTGAGACAGAGTAATTTGGTGGATGGACCTAggtctgcaaataaaaaaatcttgattGCTGTTTTCAATAGCTTACTTCATGGCTGGCCAGGTCATTAAAT of the Larus michahellis chromosome 2, bLarMic1.1, whole genome shotgun sequence genome contains:
- the COX6C gene encoding cytochrome c oxidase subunit 6C, encoding MSSALLPKPQMRRLLARRMKFHLFGAFFVSVGCAALYKFGIAEPRKRAYAEFYKNYDPMKDFEAMRAAGVFESAPPK